From a region of the Paenibacillus sp. R14(2021) genome:
- a CDS encoding phosphoglycerate kinase, producing MNKKSVRDVEVAGKRVFVRVDFNVPMENGAITDDTRIRETLPTIKYLIENGAKVILASHLGRPKGQVVESMRLTQAGVRLSQLLDKPVVKTDEAIGDAVKAKVAELQAGDVLLLENVRFYEGEEKNDPELAKAFAELADLFVNDAFGAAHRAHASTEGIAHFLPAVSGLLMEKELDVLGKALLNPERPFTAIVGGSKVKDKIDVINKMIEIADNIIIGGGLSYTFFKAQGHEIGQSLCDNSKLDLALEFIEKAKAQGKNFYLPVDIVISDDFSASANTKIVDVDGILPDWEGIDIGPKTRELYADVIKNSKLVVWNGPMGVFEIEPFSHGTRAVAQACADTSAYTVIGGGDSAAAAEKFNLADKMDHISTGGGASLEFMEGKALPGVVALNDK from the coding sequence ATGAACAAGAAGAGTGTACGTGACGTTGAAGTCGCTGGTAAACGTGTATTTGTTCGTGTGGATTTTAACGTTCCAATGGAAAACGGTGCGATTACGGACGATACGCGGATCCGCGAGACGCTGCCTACCATCAAGTATCTGATCGAGAACGGCGCGAAAGTGATTTTGGCGAGCCACCTGGGCCGTCCGAAAGGTCAAGTCGTGGAGAGCATGCGTCTGACGCAAGCCGGCGTGCGCTTGTCCCAACTGCTTGATAAGCCTGTCGTGAAAACCGACGAAGCAATCGGCGATGCGGTGAAGGCTAAAGTTGCCGAGCTTCAAGCCGGCGACGTGCTGCTGCTTGAGAATGTTCGTTTCTATGAAGGCGAAGAGAAGAACGATCCGGAACTGGCGAAAGCTTTTGCCGAGCTGGCTGATCTGTTCGTTAACGATGCTTTCGGCGCCGCTCACCGCGCGCACGCATCGACAGAAGGCATTGCGCACTTCCTGCCAGCCGTATCCGGCTTGCTGATGGAGAAAGAGCTGGATGTCCTGGGCAAAGCGTTGTTGAACCCTGAGCGTCCGTTCACGGCGATCGTAGGCGGATCAAAGGTTAAGGACAAAATCGATGTCATCAACAAAATGATCGAAATCGCGGACAACATCATCATCGGCGGCGGCTTGTCCTACACGTTCTTCAAGGCGCAAGGCCATGAAATCGGTCAATCGCTGTGCGATAACTCTAAGTTAGACCTGGCGCTCGAATTCATCGAGAAGGCTAAAGCGCAAGGCAAGAACTTCTACCTGCCGGTCGATATCGTGATTTCGGATGATTTCAGCGCAAGCGCAAACACCAAAATCGTAGACGTTGACGGCATTCTGCCGGATTGGGAAGGCATCGACATCGGACCGAAGACGCGCGAGCTGTACGCGGATGTCATCAAAAACTCCAAACTCGTTGTGTGGAATGGACCGATGGGCGTGTTCGAAATCGAGCCGTTCTCGCACGGTACGCGCGCGGTAGCGCAAGCATGCGCGGATACGTCCGCGTATACCGTCATCGGCGGCGGCGACTCCGCTGCTGCAGCGGAGAAGTTCAACTTGGCTGATAAAATGGACCACATTTCCACAGGCGGCGGCGCTTCCTTGGAATTCATGGAAGGCAAGGCGCTTCCAGGCGTTGTTGCACTGAACGATAAGTAA